A DNA window from Chlamydia buteonis contains the following coding sequences:
- a CDS encoding 2Fe-2S iron-sulfur cluster-binding protein, with amino-acid sequence MAKLIVASEDEVQEFELKDGSSIAEPCESSGVPFACTEGVCGTCVIEVIEGKENLSSFTEEEKDFLGETQDSNERLACQCKINGGCVKVTF; translated from the coding sequence ATGGCAAAATTGATCGTTGCATCCGAAGACGAAGTACAAGAGTTTGAACTCAAAGATGGTTCTAGCATCGCAGAGCCTTGTGAATCTTCAGGGGTTCCTTTTGCATGTACAGAAGGTGTGTGCGGAACTTGTGTTATCGAAGTTATAGAAGGAAAAGAGAATCTTTCTAGTTTCACTGAAGAGGAAAAAGACTTTCTTGGGGAGACTCAAGATTCTAACGAACGCCTAGCTTGTCAGTGTAAAATTAACGGTGGTTGCGTTAAAGTTACTTTTTAA
- a CDS encoding EscV/YscV/HrcV family type III secretion system export apparatus protein codes for MTSKQEKLWRVALIPLSILLSFLIPLPQILLDTGLCINFILSLTLVFWVFSLKSSLEARLFPALFLYLCLFRLGLNLASTRLILSSGWASPMIFSLGNFFSLGSLGAGVAACCLFFLVNFLVIAKGSERVAEVRARFVLEALPGKQMSLDADLLSGRASGIDVEKQKQDLFEESDFFSSMEGVFRFVKGDAVVSCILLIVNSIAAAYFSYSLGGEPESLWLTVVGDSLVSQVPALITSCAAATLISKVGQKASLLEYMIDYYAQARLHFRTIALLFASLLFIPGTPKAPVIAFVIALFVMHKQSVNIQDREIISEQFQHIRLYLPTDYLGENPQELYNQAREEIFNETGVFLHQEIRIFYCEKQASLSCFGQHFYLKEVSLLYLLPILRNLVPEAIHGKYIRILIREAHNVLGISIDEIIPKKISENSLLFLIKSLVKERVSLRLFPKMLEAIALYGSPEESLEVLAEKIRKYLGKHIGRALWDKQNSLEVITVDSHVERMIGDLYSKSNPLMCDKVIHQVQNLLKQSEGGDFRAIITGCESRFELRKMIEPHFPDLLVLSHNELPEEIPISLLGSVSDEVLTL; via the coding sequence GTGACAAGCAAACAAGAGAAATTATGGAGAGTGGCTCTCATTCCTCTAAGTATTCTTCTTTCTTTTTTGATTCCTTTACCTCAGATACTTTTAGATACCGGCTTGTGTATCAACTTTATCCTATCGCTAACCCTTGTATTTTGGGTGTTTTCTTTAAAATCAAGCCTTGAAGCTAGGTTATTCCCTGCGTTATTTTTATACCTTTGTTTATTTCGTTTGGGATTAAATCTTGCTTCAACTCGATTGATTTTGTCCTCTGGTTGGGCGTCGCCAATGATTTTTTCTTTAGGGAATTTTTTTTCCTTAGGGAGTTTAGGGGCAGGAGTTGCTGCTTGCTGTTTATTTTTTTTAGTAAATTTTCTTGTCATTGCTAAAGGATCAGAAAGAGTCGCAGAAGTCCGAGCAAGATTTGTGTTAGAAGCACTTCCAGGCAAGCAAATGTCTCTAGATGCTGATCTCTTATCCGGAAGGGCCTCCGGGATAGATGTTGAAAAACAAAAACAAGATCTTTTCGAAGAAAGTGATTTTTTTTCTTCTATGGAGGGAGTATTTCGCTTTGTAAAAGGAGACGCCGTTGTTAGCTGTATTTTACTCATTGTAAATTCTATAGCGGCTGCCTATTTTTCCTATTCTTTAGGTGGAGAGCCAGAAAGTTTATGGCTAACTGTGGTAGGAGACTCTTTAGTAAGTCAGGTGCCTGCACTAATCACATCGTGTGCTGCGGCTACCTTGATCTCCAAGGTCGGGCAAAAAGCATCTCTCCTTGAGTATATGATAGATTATTACGCACAGGCACGACTTCATTTTCGAACGATAGCTCTTTTATTTGCCTCTCTATTGTTTATCCCAGGCACTCCTAAAGCTCCTGTTATTGCTTTTGTAATTGCATTGTTCGTTATGCATAAACAATCCGTAAATATTCAGGATCGTGAGATTATATCTGAACAATTCCAACATATCCGCCTTTATCTTCCTACAGATTATTTAGGAGAGAATCCTCAGGAGCTATATAACCAAGCACGAGAAGAAATCTTCAACGAAACAGGAGTATTTCTGCACCAAGAGATAAGGATTTTTTATTGTGAGAAACAAGCGTCTTTGAGTTGTTTTGGTCAGCATTTCTATCTGAAAGAAGTTTCATTACTTTATCTTTTGCCAATATTAAGAAATCTAGTCCCAGAGGCAATTCATGGAAAGTATATTAGAATTCTTATAAGAGAGGCCCACAATGTTTTAGGGATCTCTATTGATGAGATTATTCCAAAGAAAATTTCTGAAAATTCCCTACTCTTTTTAATAAAATCTCTGGTTAAAGAACGCGTATCTTTGAGGTTATTCCCTAAGATGTTGGAGGCAATAGCGTTATATGGATCCCCAGAAGAAAGCCTAGAGGTATTAGCCGAGAAAATTAGAAAATACCTAGGGAAACATATAGGAAGAGCCCTCTGGGATAAGCAAAATTCTTTAGAGGTCATCACCGTAGACTCTCATGTAGAACGAATGATAGGTGATTTATATTCAAAATCTAATCCATTAATGTGTGATAAGGTTATTCACCAAGTGCAGAATCTTTTAAAGCAGTCGGAAGGAGGTGACTTCCGCGCTATCATTACAGGATGTGAATCACGTTTTGAATTAAGGAAAATGATAGAACCTCACTTTCCAGACCTACTTGTTTTATCACATAACGAACTTCCAGAAGAAATCCCAATTTCTTTGTTGGGATCAGTCTCAGACGAAGTTTTGACGCTTTAA
- a CDS encoding FliA/WhiG family RNA polymerase sigma factor, which translates to MKTQNTQNISEIWELYWETQEIEYRDTLIDFYLHLVKCVVHRLISGMPSHVKTEDLYASGVEGLVRAVERFNPEKSRRFEGYALFLIKAAIIDDLRKQDWVPRSVHQKANKLADAMDALRLSLGREPTDGDLCEYFQISQQELSCWFASARPALIISLNEERPSLSEGESGVALEERIADERAETGYDIVDKKEFSSFLASAIEGLEEKERKVMALYYYEELVLKEIGKILGVSESRVSQIHSKALIKLRAALSAFL; encoded by the coding sequence GTGAAAACACAAAACACGCAAAACATTTCTGAGATCTGGGAACTGTATTGGGAAACTCAAGAAATCGAGTATCGAGATACTCTGATTGATTTTTACCTGCATTTAGTCAAGTGTGTAGTTCATCGCTTGATTTCGGGTATGCCTTCCCATGTCAAAACCGAGGATCTTTATGCTTCTGGAGTTGAGGGGTTAGTTCGCGCTGTAGAACGCTTTAATCCTGAGAAAAGTCGTCGTTTTGAGGGGTATGCTTTATTTTTAATTAAAGCAGCGATAATCGATGATTTAAGGAAGCAAGATTGGGTGCCAAGAAGCGTACATCAAAAGGCAAATAAGCTTGCTGATGCTATGGATGCCTTGCGTCTGTCACTAGGGAGAGAGCCTACTGATGGTGATCTTTGTGAGTATTTCCAAATTTCTCAACAAGAGCTTTCTTGCTGGTTTGCTTCAGCACGGCCCGCATTGATTATTTCTTTAAACGAGGAAAGACCCTCATTATCTGAAGGTGAATCTGGTGTAGCTCTAGAAGAACGAATTGCTGATGAAAGAGCAGAAACAGGGTACGACATTGTTGACAAAAAGGAGTTTTCTTCATTTTTAGCAAGTGCTATAGAGGGCCTAGAAGAGAAAGAAAGAAAGGTGATGGCTCTATATTACTATGAAGAGCTAGTTCTTAAGGAAATTGGAAAGATTCTAGGAGTTAGCGAATCACGAGTATCCCAGATTCATTCCAAAGCCCTTATCAAACTCCGAGCCGCTTTATCTGCTTTTCTTTAA
- the tyrS gene encoding tyrosine--tRNA ligase, with the protein MRDFIKHLQDRGILEDFSSGLDSVSAPVSAYLGFDPTAPALHIGHWIGICFLRRMASFGITPVALVGSATGMIGDPSGKSIERTLLEESQVAYNSQKLSECLSHYLPGLQIVNNMDWFKETTMIDFLRDVGKHFRLGAMLGKDTVKQRVQSEEGISYTEFSYMLLQSYDFAYLFEKYGVRLQCGGSDQWGNITSGIDYIRRRGLGQAYGLTYPLLTNSQGKKIGKTESGTIWLDPKLTSAYELYQYFLRLPDQEVPKVARTLTLLSNEEIFDLDQKFLLDPLAVKKFVAETIVTSIHGEDGLREAQIVTQSIHPGKVSSVSEKDFQDLIAMGQGVSLEGTQALGKRWIDLFVELGVCGSKGEARRLIEQKGLYVNSEPIENEQSVFEETQVCFDQYVLLAQGKKKKLVLRLI; encoded by the coding sequence ATGCGGGATTTTATAAAACACTTGCAAGATCGGGGAATTCTCGAAGATTTTTCCTCAGGATTAGATAGCGTAAGCGCCCCAGTCTCTGCCTATCTTGGATTTGATCCTACAGCTCCTGCTCTTCATATAGGACATTGGATAGGGATATGCTTTTTGCGTAGGATGGCTAGCTTTGGTATCACTCCTGTGGCTCTTGTAGGTTCTGCTACCGGAATGATAGGAGACCCCTCAGGGAAAAGCATAGAACGTACCCTACTTGAGGAAAGCCAAGTCGCCTATAATAGCCAGAAACTCTCAGAATGTCTCTCTCACTATTTACCCGGATTGCAAATAGTGAATAACATGGATTGGTTTAAAGAAACTACTATGATAGATTTCCTGCGAGACGTAGGGAAGCATTTTAGACTAGGCGCTATGCTGGGTAAGGATACGGTCAAACAGCGTGTTCAGTCTGAAGAGGGCATTAGCTATACTGAATTTAGCTACATGCTTTTGCAATCATATGATTTTGCTTATCTCTTTGAGAAGTATGGGGTACGTTTGCAATGCGGAGGAAGTGATCAATGGGGAAATATTACTTCAGGAATTGATTATATTCGTCGTCGTGGATTGGGACAGGCTTATGGTTTGACTTATCCATTGTTAACGAATAGCCAAGGTAAGAAGATTGGGAAGACAGAGTCAGGAACGATTTGGTTAGATCCTAAGCTAACATCTGCCTATGAGTTATATCAGTACTTTTTAAGGCTACCAGATCAAGAAGTGCCTAAAGTAGCACGTACATTAACTTTATTGAGTAATGAAGAAATTTTTGATCTAGATCAAAAATTTTTATTAGATCCATTAGCTGTGAAAAAGTTTGTTGCCGAAACTATAGTAACTTCTATACACGGTGAAGATGGACTAAGAGAAGCTCAGATAGTCACACAAAGTATACATCCTGGTAAAGTATCTTCAGTTTCTGAGAAGGATTTTCAAGATCTTATTGCTATGGGCCAGGGAGTCTCTTTAGAAGGAACACAGGCACTCGGCAAACGGTGGATAGATCTTTTTGTTGAATTAGGGGTCTGTGGTTCTAAAGGAGAAGCTAGAAGATTGATCGAGCAGAAAGGTCTCTATGTGAATAGTGAACCTATTGAGAATGAACAAAGTGTTTTTGAAGAAACTCAGGTGTGTTTCGATCAATATGTTTTATTAGCACAGGGAAAGAAGAAAAAACTAGTTTTGCGTCTAATTTAA
- the gnd gene encoding decarboxylating NADP(+)-dependent phosphogluconate dehydrogenase — protein sequence MAKKSDADIGLIGLAVMGKNLVLNMIDHGFSVSVYNRSPEKTQEFLQEHSQSPKLQGHEKLESFVRSLKRPRKIMLMIKAGTPVDQSIDLLLPYLEAGDIIIDGGNSYYKDSERRCRDLKEKGILFIGMGISGGEEGARYGPSIMPGGNSDAWPAIAPIFQGISAKVNGNPCCCWVGPGGAGHYVKTVHNGIEYGDIQLICEAYGLLRARLDISPEAVSAIFAEWNTRELESYLMRISVEVLSLKDPNGSPVIDTILDVAGQKGTGRWTAIDAIDSGVPLSLIIESVLARFLSSWKTIRERAAQELPGVPIVFEKPRDPHLFIEDVFQALYASKIISYAQGFMLLKQTSEEHQWNLNFGELALLWRGGCIIQSVFLDAIHKGFENEPEAPSLILQTYFKTVLQNSEPGWRRTVAYGVGSGYPIPCLAAALTFYDGYRTKDSSIALAQGLRDYFGAHTYERKDRPRGEFYHTDWIGAKTTTIVK from the coding sequence GTGGCAAAGAAATCAGATGCGGATATTGGGCTAATTGGTTTAGCTGTAATGGGGAAAAATCTTGTGTTGAATATGATCGACCATGGTTTCTCTGTGTCTGTCTATAATCGGAGTCCAGAGAAAACTCAAGAGTTTCTTCAAGAACATTCTCAAAGCCCAAAACTTCAAGGACACGAAAAATTAGAATCTTTCGTGCGTTCTTTAAAACGTCCTAGAAAAATCATGCTGATGATTAAAGCAGGAACTCCTGTGGATCAAAGTATTGATTTGCTGCTACCTTATCTTGAAGCTGGTGATATTATCATCGATGGAGGTAATAGTTATTATAAAGATTCAGAAAGACGATGCCGTGATCTTAAGGAAAAAGGCATATTATTCATAGGTATGGGCATCTCTGGAGGAGAAGAGGGCGCTCGTTATGGACCTTCTATTATGCCAGGAGGGAATAGTGATGCCTGGCCGGCAATAGCACCTATCTTCCAAGGTATTTCTGCTAAGGTTAACGGGAACCCTTGCTGCTGCTGGGTTGGCCCCGGAGGCGCAGGACATTATGTAAAAACTGTACATAATGGCATAGAATATGGGGACATACAGTTAATTTGTGAGGCTTATGGCTTATTAAGAGCACGTTTGGATATATCTCCTGAAGCTGTATCAGCTATTTTTGCTGAATGGAATACACGTGAATTAGAAAGTTACCTGATGAGAATTTCTGTGGAAGTTCTCTCTTTAAAAGACCCCAATGGCTCCCCAGTTATTGATACCATTTTAGATGTTGCTGGACAAAAAGGAACAGGGCGTTGGACTGCTATTGATGCTATTGATTCAGGCGTTCCCCTTTCGCTAATTATCGAATCTGTATTAGCTCGCTTCCTTTCTTCTTGGAAAACTATTCGTGAGCGAGCTGCTCAAGAACTTCCGGGTGTTCCTATCGTTTTTGAAAAACCTAGAGACCCCCATCTTTTTATTGAAGATGTTTTTCAAGCGCTATACGCTTCGAAAATCATAAGTTATGCTCAAGGATTCATGTTATTGAAACAAACATCTGAAGAGCATCAATGGAATTTAAATTTTGGAGAGTTAGCCTTATTGTGGAGAGGGGGATGCATTATCCAAAGTGTTTTTCTAGATGCTATCCATAAAGGTTTCGAAAATGAACCGGAAGCTCCTTCGTTAATTTTACAAACCTATTTCAAGACTGTATTACAAAATTCCGAACCAGGTTGGCGAAGAACAGTTGCCTATGGTGTGGGTTCAGGATATCCCATTCCTTGTTTGGCAGCTGCATTGACATTTTATGATGGTTATCGAACAAAAGACTCTTCAATAGCTTTAGCTCAAGGATTAAGAGACTATTTCGGAGCCCATACTTATGAACGTAAGGATAGACCTCGAGGGGAATTCTATCATACAGATTGGATAGGGGCAAAAACAACAACTATCGTAAAATAA
- the lepA gene encoding translation elongation factor 4: MKEYKLENIRNFSIIAHIDHGKSTIADRLLESTSTVEQREMREQLLDSMDLERERGITIKAHPVTMYYKYNGEVYQLNLIDTPGHVDFSYEVSRSLAACEGALLIVDAAQGVQAQSLANVYLALERDLEIIPILNKIDLPAANPEKIRKQIEDYIGLDTTHAIACSAKTGEGISEILEAIVELIPPPKSPEATELKALIFDSHYDPYVGIMVYVRVISGEIKKGDRITFMAIKGSSFEVLGIGAFLPEATLIEGSLRAGQVGYFIANLKKVKDVKIGDTVTTVKHPAKVPLEGFKEINPVVFAGIYPIDSSDFDALKDALSRLQLNDSALTIEQESSHSLGFGFRCGFLGLLHLEIVFERIIREFDIDIIATAPSVIYKVILKNGKTLFIDNPTAYPDPSIIEHMEEPWVHVNIITPQEYLSSIMNLCLDKRGICLKTEMLDQHRLVLSYDLPLNEIVSDFNDKLKSVTKGYGSFDYRLGDYRKGSIIKLEILINDEPVDAFSCLVHRDKAEARGRSICEKLVDVIPQQLFKIPIQAAINKKVIARETIRALSKNVTAKCYGGDITRKRKLWEKQKKGKKRMKEFGKVSIPNTAFIEVLKID, from the coding sequence TTGAAAGAGTATAAGCTAGAAAACATTCGAAACTTTTCTATTATTGCGCATATTGACCACGGAAAATCTACAATTGCTGACCGCTTACTTGAAAGTACAAGTACAGTCGAGCAAAGAGAAATGCGTGAGCAGCTTCTTGATTCCATGGATCTAGAAAGAGAGCGTGGTATCACAATCAAAGCGCACCCGGTGACTATGTATTATAAATACAATGGGGAAGTTTATCAGCTTAACCTTATAGACACTCCTGGCCACGTGGATTTTTCTTATGAAGTATCACGATCCTTAGCTGCCTGTGAGGGAGCTCTTTTAATTGTTGACGCAGCTCAAGGTGTGCAAGCGCAAAGTTTAGCTAACGTTTATCTAGCCTTAGAACGTGACTTGGAGATCATTCCTATTTTAAATAAGATTGATTTACCAGCAGCAAACCCTGAAAAAATCCGAAAACAAATAGAAGATTACATAGGGTTAGATACTACACATGCGATCGCCTGCTCAGCAAAAACTGGGGAAGGAATTTCTGAAATTCTTGAAGCAATTGTTGAATTAATCCCCCCACCTAAATCTCCTGAAGCAACTGAATTAAAAGCTTTGATTTTTGATTCTCACTATGACCCTTATGTAGGTATCATGGTGTATGTCCGTGTGATTAGCGGAGAAATTAAAAAAGGTGATCGCATTACCTTTATGGCAATAAAAGGATCATCATTTGAGGTATTAGGCATAGGAGCTTTTCTTCCCGAAGCAACGTTAATTGAGGGATCTTTACGAGCAGGTCAGGTAGGTTATTTTATAGCCAACTTGAAAAAAGTTAAGGATGTAAAAATTGGTGATACTGTAACTACAGTAAAACATCCTGCTAAGGTGCCTTTAGAGGGATTCAAAGAAATCAATCCTGTAGTATTTGCTGGTATCTATCCTATTGATTCTTCAGATTTTGATGCTTTAAAAGACGCTTTAAGCCGTTTACAACTTAACGATTCTGCTTTAACAATCGAACAAGAAAGCAGCCATTCTTTAGGCTTTGGTTTTCGCTGTGGGTTTTTAGGACTACTGCATTTAGAGATCGTTTTTGAAAGGATCATCCGAGAATTTGACATCGACATTATTGCTACAGCCCCAAGTGTAATTTATAAGGTTATCTTAAAAAATGGCAAAACTTTGTTCATAGATAATCCTACAGCCTATCCAGATCCCTCGATTATAGAACACATGGAAGAGCCTTGGGTACATGTCAATATCATTACACCACAAGAGTACTTAAGTAGTATTATGAATCTATGTTTGGATAAACGTGGTATATGCTTAAAAACAGAAATGTTAGATCAACACAGGTTAGTGCTTTCTTATGATCTTCCTTTAAATGAAATTGTCTCTGATTTTAACGATAAATTAAAATCTGTAACTAAGGGTTATGGATCTTTTGATTATCGTTTGGGAGATTACCGTAAAGGATCTATCATCAAACTTGAAATCCTAATCAATGATGAACCTGTTGATGCTTTTTCTTGCCTTGTACATAGAGATAAAGCTGAAGCACGCGGAAGAAGTATCTGTGAAAAGCTTGTTGATGTTATTCCTCAACAACTTTTTAAAATTCCTATCCAAGCTGCTATCAATAAAAAAGTAATTGCTAGGGAAACAATTCGCGCTCTTTCTAAGAATGTGACTGCAAAGTGTTACGGCGGTGATATCACGAGAAAACGTAAACTCTGGGAAAAACAGAAAAAGGGTAAAAAGCGGATGAAGGAATTTGGGAAAGTCTCTATTCCAAACACGGCTTTTATTGAAGTTCTCAAAATAGATTAG
- a CDS encoding DUF1389 domain-containing protein produces MGWFILSLVTAQVIIKYSQPKYDHIPFGVRCVIKSEFRKVFVDLVTTQDLKLANFRELLIYMHDCRASHDTSIRNNLCKLSPQLRKIFDDFGFDNLNREINGQHLSSLNNLLIENFPLY; encoded by the coding sequence ATGGGCTGGTTTATTTTATCGCTTGTTACAGCTCAGGTTATCATTAAATATTCTCAACCTAAATACGATCATATTCCTTTTGGAGTTCGTTGTGTAATTAAATCAGAATTTCGTAAGGTATTTGTTGATTTAGTAACTACGCAAGACTTAAAACTTGCTAATTTTAGGGAGTTATTAATCTATATGCATGATTGTAGAGCATCTCATGACACATCAATTCGAAATAATCTATGTAAACTATCTCCTCAATTAAGGAAGATTTTTGACGATTTTGGTTTTGATAATTTAAACAGAGAAATTAACGGACAACACCTTTCAAGCTTAAATAACTTATTAATAGAAAATTTCCCTCTATATTGA
- the npt1 gene encoding NTP/NDP exchange transporter Npt1 produces MTQTAEKPFGKLRSFLWPIHMHELKKVLPMFLMFFCIAFNYTVLRDTKDTLIVTAPGSGAEAIPFIKLWLVVPCAVVFMLIYAKLSNILSKPALFYTVIAPFLLFFALFPTVIYPFRHILHPTDFADKLQAILPQGLMGCVAMLRNWTFAAFYVLSELWGSVMLSLMFWGFANEITKISEAKRFYALFGVGANVALLASGRSIIWASKLRASATGNTDPWGLSLYLLMSMVVISGGIIILCYWWMNKYVLTDPRFYDPKELNKAKKSKPKMTMKESFAYLARSPYMLLLALLVICYGICINLVEVTWKSQLKMQYPNANEYSEFMGNFSFWTGVVSVIVMLFIGGNVIRKFGWLTGALVTPVMVLLTGVFFFVLVIFRDQASGIVAMFGTTPLMLAVMVGAVQNILSKSTKYALFDATKEMAYIPLDQEQKVKGKAAIDVVAARFGKSGGSLIQQGLLVVCGSIGAMTPYLAAALFVIIAVWLVSATKLNKLFLIQSALKEQELAGEEAAVSTDAAGSPSIQGTPAVENASS; encoded by the coding sequence ATGACACAAACAGCGGAAAAACCTTTTGGAAAATTGCGTTCTTTTCTTTGGCCAATACACATGCATGAGCTAAAGAAGGTACTGCCAATGTTCCTAATGTTCTTCTGTATTGCGTTCAACTACACCGTATTGCGTGATACAAAAGACACTCTTATCGTAACGGCCCCCGGATCTGGTGCAGAGGCTATACCTTTCATCAAACTATGGCTTGTCGTTCCTTGCGCTGTTGTCTTCATGCTTATCTACGCCAAATTAAGCAACATTTTAAGCAAGCCAGCCCTCTTTTACACAGTTATTGCCCCATTTCTCCTATTTTTCGCTTTATTTCCTACAGTAATTTACCCATTCCGTCATATTTTACATCCAACGGATTTTGCTGATAAATTACAGGCCATCCTTCCTCAAGGATTAATGGGCTGCGTTGCAATGCTTAGAAACTGGACTTTTGCTGCATTTTATGTGCTTTCTGAACTATGGGGAAGCGTTATGCTTTCTTTAATGTTCTGGGGTTTCGCTAACGAAATTACTAAAATCAGCGAAGCTAAGCGTTTTTACGCTTTATTTGGAGTTGGCGCTAACGTAGCCTTACTAGCTTCTGGCCGTTCTATTATTTGGGCTTCTAAGCTCCGCGCTAGTGCTACAGGCAATACGGATCCTTGGGGTCTGTCTCTTTACCTATTAATGAGCATGGTTGTTATTTCCGGCGGTATTATTATTCTATGCTACTGGTGGATGAATAAGTATGTTCTTACCGACCCTAGATTCTATGATCCTAAAGAGTTAAACAAAGCTAAGAAATCAAAGCCAAAAATGACCATGAAAGAAAGCTTTGCTTACCTCGCAAGATCTCCTTACATGTTGTTATTAGCCCTCCTTGTTATTTGCTACGGTATTTGTATTAACCTCGTAGAAGTGACTTGGAAGAGCCAGTTGAAAATGCAATACCCGAATGCTAATGAGTATAGCGAATTCATGGGTAATTTCTCATTCTGGACTGGTGTTGTCTCCGTAATCGTTATGTTGTTTATCGGCGGTAACGTTATCCGTAAATTCGGTTGGTTAACAGGAGCTCTTGTTACACCAGTTATGGTATTGTTAACAGGTGTCTTTTTCTTTGTTTTAGTTATCTTTAGAGATCAAGCTTCTGGAATCGTAGCGATGTTTGGAACCACACCATTAATGCTTGCCGTTATGGTTGGTGCTGTCCAAAACATTCTATCTAAATCCACCAAGTACGCTCTCTTTGATGCGACTAAAGAAATGGCCTACATTCCATTAGACCAGGAACAAAAAGTTAAAGGAAAGGCTGCTATTGACGTAGTTGCCGCGCGTTTCGGTAAATCCGGAGGTTCTTTAATCCAACAAGGTCTCTTAGTAGTTTGCGGAAGCATTGGAGCTATGACACCTTACCTAGCAGCAGCACTCTTTGTGATTATTGCAGTATGGCTAGTCTCTGCTACCAAACTAAACAAATTATTCTTAATTCAATCTGCTCTCAAAGAACAAGAGCTTGCAGGAGAAGAAGCTGCTGTTTCCACAGACGCTGCAGGATCCCCATCAATTCAGGGAACCCCTGCTGTTGAGAACGCTTCTTCATAA
- a CDS encoding metal ABC transporter solute-binding protein, Zn/Mn family — protein sequence MLLSRLIKRVKLLICLVLVFIVSGCSSSKVRNDDNRIYVLSMNRMIHDCVARIVGDKLCPIVLIDGSIDPHAYEMVKGDEDKMAMSRIIFCNGLGLEHTASLRKHLEGNPKTVSIGSRLLSKGVFAPLEEDGFYDPHIWTDMSIWAEGAKEVTRALISEFPEYEQEFTSNSKELVEEMLELDSWAKRCLLTVPEESRYLVSGHNAFSYFTRRYLATPEEVANNVWSKRCISPEGISPEAQISIRDIMLVVDYIHEHNVTVIFPEDTLNQDALKKIASSLKKGHNIRLASRPLYSDNVKHNYLDTFKHNVCTITEELGGTVS from the coding sequence ATGTTGTTGTCACGTCTGATCAAAAGAGTAAAACTGTTAATCTGCTTAGTTTTAGTTTTTATTGTTTCCGGATGCTCTTCTTCTAAAGTGCGCAATGATGATAACAGAATTTACGTATTGTCTATGAATCGAATGATACATGATTGTGTAGCTAGAATTGTAGGAGATAAGCTTTGCCCCATTGTTTTAATTGATGGATCAATAGATCCCCATGCATATGAGATGGTTAAAGGTGACGAAGATAAAATGGCTATGAGCCGGATTATTTTCTGTAATGGCCTTGGATTAGAACATACAGCAAGCTTACGCAAACATCTGGAAGGAAATCCTAAGACTGTAAGTATTGGATCGCGCTTACTATCTAAAGGAGTATTCGCTCCTTTGGAAGAAGATGGTTTTTATGACCCTCATATTTGGACAGATATGAGCATTTGGGCAGAAGGAGCTAAAGAGGTGACCCGAGCTTTAATTAGTGAATTCCCGGAGTATGAACAAGAGTTTACTTCCAATTCTAAAGAGTTGGTAGAAGAAATGTTGGAGCTAGATTCTTGGGCTAAGCGTTGTTTATTGACAGTACCTGAAGAATCAAGATATTTAGTTTCTGGTCATAACGCATTCAGCTATTTTACAAGGCGTTACTTAGCAACACCAGAAGAAGTCGCAAATAATGTTTGGAGTAAGAGATGTATTTCTCCTGAAGGTATATCCCCTGAGGCTCAAATTAGCATTCGGGATATTATGCTCGTTGTAGATTATATTCATGAGCATAATGTTACTGTTATATTCCCTGAAGATACCTTGAATCAAGACGCACTTAAAAAAATCGCTTCGTCTTTGAAGAAGGGACATAACATCCGATTGGCGAGTCGTCCTTTATATAGTGATAATGTCAAACATAATTACTTGGATACTTTTAAGCACAATGTTTGCACAATTACTGAAGAGTTAGGAGGAACTGTTTCTTGA